One region of Thiorhodovibrio frisius genomic DNA includes:
- a CDS encoding SAM-dependent methyltransferase has product MKLTEIAGEHPLILAALALKPGQAVADVGAGSGLFSLLFAQSVGPTGRVYAVDISEPFTRAIAERAAQAGLDQLVTVTNDQRNEINGSRPSLRKMKLTIARLICTFPNLHPLPQLIIAVPRSKTG; this is encoded by the coding sequence ATGAAGCTTACGGAAATAGCAGGAGAACATCCATTAATCCTCGCGGCGCTGGCGCTCAAGCCCGGTCAGGCGGTGGCGGATGTCGGTGCGGGCAGCGGCTTGTTCAGTCTGTTGTTCGCGCAGTCGGTGGGGCCGACGGGGCGAGTCTATGCCGTGGATATTTCAGAGCCTTTTACCCGCGCGATCGCCGAGCGCGCAGCACAAGCAGGGCTGGATCAACTCGTTACAGTCACGAACGATCAAAGAAATGAAATAAATGGGTCCAGGCCGAGCCTGAGGAAGATGAAGCTCACAATCGCCAGACTGATATGCACATTCCCGAACCTCCATCCGCTTCCGCAGTTGATCATCGCCGTGCCGAGATCGAAAACCGGCTGA
- a CDS encoding endonuclease/exonuclease/phosphatase family protein, giving the protein MDRLRLLSYNIQAGIASVRYRDYFANSWKHLLPHRARMTNLSRISEMLGGYDVVGLQEVDAGSLRSAFVDQTEYLARISGYPHWYRQINRDLGTLAQHSNGVLSRLRPKMIRDHKLPGLPGRGVLLSEFQTSGGGLLAVCVVHLALGARARRRQLEFLRELTGQYSCAVLMGDFNSGCGSGALRALVDRAGWHGLDCERKTFPSWRPMHNLDHILVSANIEILNAQVVDYALSDHLPISMDIRLPSGIEPCEPVVEPLPGPGVI; this is encoded by the coding sequence ATGGATCGCCTGCGACTGCTGAGCTACAACATCCAGGCTGGCATCGCATCGGTGCGCTACCGGGATTATTTCGCCAATAGCTGGAAGCATCTGCTGCCGCATCGGGCGCGCATGACCAATCTCTCGCGCATTAGCGAGATGCTCGGCGGTTATGACGTGGTCGGATTGCAAGAAGTGGACGCCGGCAGTCTGCGCAGCGCCTTTGTTGACCAGACGGAATATCTTGCCCGGATCTCCGGCTATCCGCACTGGTATCGCCAGATCAATCGCGATCTTGGCACCCTGGCTCAGCACAGCAACGGCGTGCTGAGCCGTCTGCGGCCCAAGATGATCCGGGATCACAAGCTCCCTGGCCTGCCTGGGCGCGGCGTGCTGCTCAGCGAGTTCCAGACCAGCGGCGGTGGATTGCTCGCGGTCTGCGTGGTGCATTTGGCGCTGGGCGCGCGGGCGCGGCGGCGCCAGCTCGAGTTTTTGCGCGAGCTAACCGGCCAATACTCCTGTGCGGTGCTCATGGGGGATTTCAACAGCGGTTGCGGCTCGGGTGCTCTGCGCGCCCTGGTTGATCGTGCCGGCTGGCATGGTCTGGACTGCGAGCGCAAAACCTTCCCCAGTTGGCGGCCGATGCACAACCTCGACCACATCCTGGTCTCTGCCAATATTGAGATCCTGAACGCGCAAGTTGTGGACTATGCGCTCTCTGATCATCTGCCGATCAGCATGGATATTCGCCTGCCCTCAGGGATTGAGCCTTGCGAGCCTGTGGTGGAGCCACTGCCTGGCCCAGGTGTGATTTAG